A region from the Microbacterium sp. NC79 genome encodes:
- a CDS encoding GlsB/YeaQ/YmgE family stress response membrane protein — MTFLGFLLLGLIAGVIAKALLPGRQGGGWLATLALGVVGALLGGWLGSLLFNRPLTEFFDIQTWLLAIAGAIIVLLLYGLLTRGSAKAR, encoded by the coding sequence ATGACGTTCCTCGGTTTTCTTCTGCTCGGATTGATTGCCGGCGTAATTGCCAAGGCGCTACTGCCCGGAAGGCAGGGTGGCGGATGGCTGGCGACGCTTGCTCTCGGTGTTGTGGGTGCGTTGCTCGGTGGATGGCTGGGTAGCTTGCTCTTCAACCGCCCGCTCACGGAGTTCTTCGATATCCAGACGTGGTTGCTGGCAATTGCGGGCGCGATCATCGTGCTCCTGCTGTACGGACTCCTGACCCGCGGTTCCGCCAAGGCGCGCTAG